A region from the Lolium perenne isolate Kyuss_39 chromosome 4, Kyuss_2.0, whole genome shotgun sequence genome encodes:
- the LOC139839361 gene encoding uncharacterized protein, translating to MARFAVVAAIIALLAVTAAAQGPMPAPRMAPLPAPPARSPATAPAPVATPPTAASPSPMASPPAPPMETPVEAPSAMTPSAMTPSAVSATPAGAPTDTPASSAVYTSTVSFVAVAGAVAAAIVF from the coding sequence ATGGCTCGCTTCGCCGTGGTCGCCGCGATCATCGCCCTCCTCGCCGTCACCGCCGCCGCACAGGGCCCCATGCCGGCGCCCCGGATGGCCCCGCTCCCCGCGCCGCCAGCGAGGTCCCCGGCCACCGCCCCTGCGCCGGTCGCCACTCCGCCCACCGCCGCGTCGCCGTCCCCAATGGCCTCTCCCCCGGCCCCGCCGATGGAGACCCCGGTCGAAGCTCCCTCCGCGATGACCCCCTCCGCAATGACCCCATCCGCTGTCTCCGCCACACCGGCCGGCGCCCCAACCGACACGCCCGCGAGCTCCGCCGTCTACACGTCCACCGTCAGCTTCGTCGCCGTAGCCGGCGCGGTTGCCGCTGCCATCGTGTTCTAG
- the LOC127297038 gene encoding uncharacterized protein, with protein MARFAVVAAIVALLAITAAAQGPMPAPRMAPLPAPPARSPATAPAPVATPPTAASPSPMASPPSPPMETPTEAPSAVTPSAVSATPAGAPTDAPASSAVYTSTVSFVAVAGAVAAAIVF; from the coding sequence aTGGCTCGCTTTGCAGTGGTCGCCGCGATCGTCGCCCTCCTCGCCATCACCGCCGCCGCACAGGGCCCCATGCCGGCGCCCAGGATGGCCCCCCTCCCTGCACCGCCAGCGAGGTCCCCGGCCACCGCCCCTGCGCCGGTCGCCACTCCGCCTACCGCCGCGTCCCCGTCCCCGATGGCATCTCCCCCGTCCCCGCCCATGGAGACCCCGACTGAAGCTCCTTCCGCGGTGACCCCCTCTGCTGTCTCTGCCACACCGGCCGGCGCCCCAACCGACGCCCCCGCGAGCTCGGCCGTATACACGTCCACCGTCAGCTTCGTCGCCGTCGCCggcgcggtcgccgccgccatcgtgttcTAA